The stretch of DNA CCAACGAGAAGACAAAATTTGATGTTTTCTGCAACATTTTCAAAAGATATAAAGAAATTAGCACATGGTATTTTACAGCATCCGGTGCAGGTGGAAGCCACACCGGAGAACACCACTGTTGAGGCTATTAATCAGAAAGTATATCGTGTTGCCAAAGGTTTAAAGACAGGGTTAATTATTAAATTAATTTCTGACGGTAATTGGAAACAAGTGCTTGTTTTTACACGTACTAAACATGGCGCAAATAAGCTTTGTAAAAAGATGATAAGTGCTAATATTAGTGCAGCCGCTATACATGGAAACAAAAGTCAAGGTGCCAGAACAAAAGCATTGGCAGGTTTTAAAAATGGTAGCATTCGTGTTTTAGTAGCAACAGATATTGCAGCTAGGGGATTGGATATTCCATTGTTACCACATGTGATAAATTTTGAACTGCCTAATATTTCTGAAGATTATGTGCATAGAATAGGAAGAACAGGTCGAGCAGGAGCTAAGGGAGAAGCTTTGTCGTTAGTAAGTGCCGATGAAACAACTTACTTGCGGGATATTGAAAAATTGATAGACATGAAACTTCCTGTAGAAATTATTGAAGGTTTTGAACCCGATCCTAATGCTTCAACAGTTCCAGAAAAAAGACAACAAGGTGGTGGTAGAAACAGATCCAGAAGCCATTCTGGTTCTAGAAATTCAAAGGGAAGTGGCCAAAAAAGTAATAATTCCAGACGTTCCAAGAGACCTAATGACAGGCGCAATAACGATAGAAGAAATTAGTTATCATGAAGAAAATTCTAAAAGATAAAATTATTGAGGTTTGCGATAAAAAAATAGCACAGAAAGGTCCAAATGTTGGTTTGTCTTTTTATGCTTTTTTCGCCAATAAAAATGATAACCCAGAGTTACTTATGGAGGCTGCAAGCTGGTGGATTATGGAGCATAAGCTAGATCATTTTGAGAAAGCTGTAAAGATTAAGAGTTTGGTAGAATAAGCTTTATGGAGGTACAACCCAATAACCCGTTACATGGTATAAAACTGGAACAGATCATTAACGATTTGGTGGCGCATTATGGTTGGGAATATATGGGGTACACCGTTAAAATTAGATGCTTCACTGATAA from Flavivirga spongiicola encodes:
- a CDS encoding DUF6500 family protein; the encoded protein is MKKILKDKIIEVCDKKIAQKGPNVGLSFYAFFANKNDNPELLMEAASWWIMEHKLDHFEKAVKIKSLVE
- a CDS encoding VF530 family protein, which translates into the protein MEVQPNNPLHGIKLEQIINDLVAHYGWEYMGYTVKIRCFTDNPSVKSSLKFLRRTPWARTKVEAMYLDMLRKKK
- a CDS encoding DEAD/DEAH box helicase, encoding MSFNSLGLSQALLKAISKKGYTTPSPIQQKAIPPILEGKDVLASAQTGTGKTAGFTLPLLHLLSENPKQKYRPIRALILTPTRELAAQVYANVREYSEFLNLRSAVIFGGVNQKPQVARIRQGVDILVATPGRLLDLENQGLLSLKRIEIFVLDEADRMLDMGFLRDIERVIKMIPTRRQNLMFSATFSKDIKKLAHGILQHPVQVEATPENTTVEAINQKVYRVAKGLKTGLIIKLISDGNWKQVLVFTRTKHGANKLCKKMISANISAAAIHGNKSQGARTKALAGFKNGSIRVLVATDIAARGLDIPLLPHVINFELPNISEDYVHRIGRTGRAGAKGEALSLVSADETTYLRDIEKLIDMKLPVEIIEGFEPDPNASTVPEKRQQGGGRNRSRSHSGSRNSKGSGQKSNNSRRSKRPNDRRNNDRRN